From Xylocopa sonorina isolate GNS202 chromosome 2, iyXylSono1_principal, whole genome shotgun sequence, a single genomic window includes:
- the Ed gene encoding hemicentin protein echinoid isoform X2, with product MGPMERLGWTLAALLATIAAAQGRVEETQMDTHEGSTVQLQCRFSPPRENVTCFWLTHTNDNHDNAAIDHLALSPQYKVFMNLEEGRYDLQIRNVSYERDNGKYECRVKARGTGNNLHRKFITLTVLRAPGPPTISPTSASATEGQKLELQCNTNGGSPEPEVRWYRGNETSVLHSGRTLLVEPKKEDDRATFRCVVRNRAMREGDTLNATVTLDVNYFPRVTVGPENPLKVEVNGTANLECHVDSKPAVGMVRWWRDGSFVATSFQHTIRRVTVQDAGKYTCQADNGLGKRGEGSLLLDVLYPPTVSIEGVPLKIAEVEDPVTMHCNVTANPPPSVIEWLRDGRPDFRQNGPILRLNRVTADHAGNYTCRAVNTIHPSGGERRNYSATARLTVRVRHKPGPARVTPDSPVAVEGSRVILTCMASPAGYPEPRYKWWKEGESGTISVSSENTGPRYEIDSVHLGSEGTYKCHATNEIGNGEPASVNLTVHQPPKILTKLQPHVTRKVGESSFQVSCVAQGKPRPSVRWLKDDQELTADERLYKVTTTASEGHGNVITVNSTLSFLGHARPQTDEIVASDRGKYTCVFVNEVKKVESTMMLKVEHEPIALHQHGKVAYNLKETAEVACKVQAWPKPEFQWSFGTNAASLQGSSSDGHYEISTSSDNYDVYTSVLRITNIRELDYGDYSCRAANAQGSITSTIRLQPKGAPERPINITAMDVGPNHVALLWELGFDGGLPITKYFVSYRRVPGGDEIVAPDCAVPRPPAGQWLELDCRRSNPCNVTNLEQHQTYTFKVKVYNTKNHSDYSDEVTATTAVAKIPTPLKVTYDPESGMLAISVGATCLSLVASIEKFDGPPSSKDESQWRILDEWPLEVLGSAPTQREGVLDEPEALPAEPKLRVRLCLKADRQKCGEYAEAGIGPSYIAQAGALATPTLIALVVSGAVFVLFAALLLLFCRCRRKHTTKAKDYEMDSNAVRPSLVAGNGQQSQAPPPYYAENKALEHSLDHALAMEDSKTPAYSQPGYGYHQPNHNINGVNMGYMDNSYSNSNNGGSVNSQDSIWQMKSAAANGVGQPYDLAGYATTESDYPTHPHYLPQREDYRESHNLSRQQFCSEPFATVVKSQKHVDSPYDVSGLPYQENYDEDAKPPQQVSLSYDESLESGYSTPNSRGRRIIREIIV from the exons CAGCGGCACAGGGTCGCGTGGAGGAGACGCAGATGGACACGCACGAGGGGTCCACCGTGCAGCTGCAGTGCCGTTTCTCCCCGCCCAGAGAAAATGTGACGTGTTTCTGGTTGACGCACACCAACGACAACCACGACAACGCGGCGATCGACCATCTCGCGTTGTCGCCCCAGTACAAGGTCTTCATGAACCTCGAGGAGGGCAGATACGACCTGCAGATACGGAACGTCTCCTACGAGAGGGACAACGGCAAGTACGAGTGCCGTGTGAAGGCCAGAGGCACGGGGAACAACCTGCACCGGAAGTTCATCACTTTGACCGTGCTCAGAGCTCCTGGCCCGCCCACGATCTCCCCGACCTCAGCGTCCGCCACGGAGGGCCAGAAGCTCGAGTTGCAGTGCAACACGAACGGCGGCAGCCCGGAACCGGAGGTGAGATGGTACCGCGGCAACGAGACCAGCGTCCTTCACTCGGGCAGGACGTTGCTGGTCGAGCCAAAGAAAGAGGACGACAGAGCGACGTTCCGTTGCGTGGTCAGGAACCGTGCCATGCGCGAGGGCGACACTTTAAACGCCACGGTGACCCTCGACGTCAACTACTTCCCACGGGTCACCGTCGGCCCGGAGAACCCTCTCAAGGTCGAGGTGAACGGTACCGCGAACCTCGAGTGTCACGTCGACTCGAAACCAGCCGTGGGTATGGTACGATGGTGGCGGGACGGAAGCTTCGTGGCCACCAGCTTCCAGCACACGATACGCAGGGTCACCGTGCAGGACGCCGGCAAGTACACCTGCCAGGCTGACAACGGACTGGGGAAGAGAGGAGAGGGCTCGCTCCTGTTGGACGTTCTTTATCCACCGACCGTCTCTATAGAAGGGGTTCCTCTGAAGATCGCAGAGGTCGAGGACCCGGTTACCATGCACTGCAACGTGACAGCGAACCCTCCGCCGTCGGTGATCGAATGGTTGCGCGATGGCCGGCCAGATTTCCGACAAAACGGCCCGATCCTTCGTCTGAACCGCGTTACTGCTGATCACGCAGGGAATTATACCTGCCGCGCGGTGAACACGATCCATCCCTCTGGTGGAGAGAGGCGAAACTACTCAGCGACCGCTCGGTTGACCGTCCGCGTCAGGCACAAACCGGGCCCAGCGCGGGTCACGCCGGACTCGCCAGTCGCGGTGGAAGGGTCCAGAGTGATTCTGACTTGCATGGCCAGTCCCGCTGGCTATCCGGAGCCCAGGTACAAATGGTGGAAGGAGGGAGAGTCAGGTACCATATCCGTCTCGTCGGAGAACACTGGGCCCAGGTACGAGATCGACTCGGTCCACTTGGGCAGCGAGGGGACGTACAAGTGCCACGCGACCAACGAGATCGGTAACGGTGAGCCCGCCTCCGTTAACCTGACCGTCCACCAACCGCCGAAGATTCTCACCAAGCTGCAACCGCACGTTACCAGGAA GGTCGGCGAGTCCTCGTTCCAAGTGTCCTGCGTGGCTCAAGGCAAGCCTCGTCCCAGTGTCCGATGGCTGAAGGACGATCAAGAGCTGACCGCCGACGAGAGGCTGTACAAGGTGACCACGACCGCCTCGGAGGGCCACGGGAACGTGATCACCGTCAACTCCACCCTCAGCTTCCTGGGGCACGCGCGTCCTCAGACGGACGAGATCGTGGCGAGCGATCGCGGCAAGTACACCTGCGTCTTCGTCAACGAGGTGAAGAAGGTCGAGTCGACGATGATGCTCAAGGTGGAACACGAGCCCATCGCGTTGCACCAACACGGGAAAGTCGCGTACAATCTGAAGGAGACAGCCGAGGTGGCGTGCAAGGTCCAAGCCTGGCCGAAACCCGAGTTCCAGTGGAGTTTCGGCACCAACGCCGCCAGCCTCCAAGGCTCCTCCAGCGACGGACACTACGAGATATCGACCAGCAGCGACAACTACGACGTGTACACGTCCGTGCTCAGGATAACGAACATCCGCGAGTTGGATTACGGGGATTACAGTTGCCGAGCGGCGAACGCCCAAGGAAGCATCACGTCGACGATCAGGCTGCAACCGAAAGGCGCTCCAGAGCGACCGATCAACATCACCGCGATGGACGTCGGTCCGAATCACGTGGCATTGCTCTGGGAACTCGGTTTCGACGGTGGTCTGCCGATCACCAAGTACTTCGTCTCGTACAGACGAGTGCCAGGCGGCGACGAGATCGTCGCGCCGGATTGCGCGGTTCCAAGACCACCCGCTGGCCAATGGCTCGAGCTGGACTGCCGTCGATCGAACCCGTGCAACGTCACCAACCTCGAGCAACACCAGACGTACACGTTCAAGGTGAAAGTGTACAACACGAAGAACCACTCGGATTACTCGGACGAGGTAACCGCGACGACCGCCGTCGCGAAGATCCCGACTCCCTTAAAGGTCACTTACGATCCGGAAAGCGGGATGCTCGCGATCAGCGTGGGCGCCACTTGCCTGTCGTTGGTCGCCTCGATCGAGAAGTTCGACGGGCCGCCCTCGTCGAAGGACGAGTCGCAATGGAGGATCCTCGACGAGTGGCCACTCGAGGTGCTCGGAAGCGCGCCCACGCAGAGGGAGGGTGTCCTGGACGAACCGGAGGCTCTGCCAGCGGAACCGAAGCTCAGAGTCAGGCTGTGTCTGAAGGCGGACCGGCAGAAGTGCGGCGAGTACGCGGAGGCTGGAA TTGGCCCATCGTACATCGCTCAAGCTGGAGCCCTGGCGACTCCGACTCTAATCGCGTTGGTGGTCAGCGGAGCTGTGTTCGTACTGTTCGCCGCGTTGCTGTTGCTCTTTTGTCGGTGTCGGCGAAAGCACACGACCAAAGCCAAGGACTACGAGATGGATTCGAACGC GGTTCGACCGAGCCTCGTCGCCGGAAACGGACAGCAGAGCCAAGCACCGCCGCCCTACTACGCGGAGAACAAGGCACTGGAGCACAGCctggaccacgcgctcgccATGGAGGACTCGAAGACACCCGCGTACTCGCAACCCGGCTACGGATACCACCAACCGAACCACAATATCAATG GCGTCAACATGGGCTACATGGACAACAGCTACTCGAACTCGAATAACGGTGGCTCGGTGAACTCGCAGGACTCCATCTGGCAGATGAAGTCGGCCGCCGCGAACGGCGTCGGCCAGCCGTACGACCTGGCCGGGTACGCGACCACCGAGTCGGATTACCCGACCCATCCTCATTACCTCCCGCAGCGGGAGGATTACCGGGAGAGCCATAATCTAAGTCGACAGCAGTTTTGCTCGGAACCATTCGCCACCGTCGTAAAGTCTCAAAAACACGTCG ATTCGCCGTACGACGTGTCCGGTCTGCCTTATCAGGAGAACTACGACGAGGACGCGAAGCCGCCGCAGCAGGTCAGCCTCTCGTACGACGAGAGCCTCGAGTCCGGCTATTCGACTCCCAACAGCCGTGGACGCAGGATCATACGCGAGATAATCGTTTGA
- the Ed gene encoding hemicentin protein echinoid isoform X1, giving the protein MRSSMPRAGCTRPASSILGESRCNAELCPTARMERRNLRLSLFRSTRTTRGIRFADRMDRTRLASAAAIITVTLLLLHPAAAQGRVEETQMDTHEGSTVQLQCRFSPPRENVTCFWLTHTNDNHDNAAIDHLALSPQYKVFMNLEEGRYDLQIRNVSYERDNGKYECRVKARGTGNNLHRKFITLTVLRAPGPPTISPTSASATEGQKLELQCNTNGGSPEPEVRWYRGNETSVLHSGRTLLVEPKKEDDRATFRCVVRNRAMREGDTLNATVTLDVNYFPRVTVGPENPLKVEVNGTANLECHVDSKPAVGMVRWWRDGSFVATSFQHTIRRVTVQDAGKYTCQADNGLGKRGEGSLLLDVLYPPTVSIEGVPLKIAEVEDPVTMHCNVTANPPPSVIEWLRDGRPDFRQNGPILRLNRVTADHAGNYTCRAVNTIHPSGGERRNYSATARLTVRVRHKPGPARVTPDSPVAVEGSRVILTCMASPAGYPEPRYKWWKEGESGTISVSSENTGPRYEIDSVHLGSEGTYKCHATNEIGNGEPASVNLTVHQPPKILTKLQPHVTRKVGESSFQVSCVAQGKPRPSVRWLKDDQELTADERLYKVTTTASEGHGNVITVNSTLSFLGHARPQTDEIVASDRGKYTCVFVNEVKKVESTMMLKVEHEPIALHQHGKVAYNLKETAEVACKVQAWPKPEFQWSFGTNAASLQGSSSDGHYEISTSSDNYDVYTSVLRITNIRELDYGDYSCRAANAQGSITSTIRLQPKGAPERPINITAMDVGPNHVALLWELGFDGGLPITKYFVSYRRVPGGDEIVAPDCAVPRPPAGQWLELDCRRSNPCNVTNLEQHQTYTFKVKVYNTKNHSDYSDEVTATTAVAKIPTPLKVTYDPESGMLAISVGATCLSLVASIEKFDGPPSSKDESQWRILDEWPLEVLGSAPTQREGVLDEPEALPAEPKLRVRLCLKADRQKCGEYAEAGIGPSYIAQAGALATPTLIALVVSGAVFVLFAALLLLFCRCRRKHTTKAKDYEMDSNAVRPSLVAGNGQQSQAPPPYYAENKALEHSLDHALAMEDSKTPAYSQPGYGYHQPNHNINGVNMGYMDNSYSNSNNGGSVNSQDSIWQMKSAAANGVGQPYDLAGYATTESDYPTHPHYLPQREDYRESHNLSRQQFCSEPFATVVKSQKHVDSPYDVSGLPYQENYDEDAKPPQQVSLSYDESLESGYSTPNSRGRRIIREIIV; this is encoded by the exons ATGCGATCATCGATGCCGCGTGCTGGCTGTACTCGCCCAGCGTCGTCGATACTCGGTGAAAGTCGGTGCAACGCGGAACTCTGTCCTACGGCTCGAATGGAGCGGCGCAATTTGCGTCTCTCGTTGTTCCGTTCCACTCGAACCACTCGTGGAATTCGTTTTGCCGATAGAATGGATAGGACCCGGCTGGCGAGCGCCGCGGCGATTATCACCGTTACGCTGCTGCTCCTGCATCCCG CAGCGGCACAGGGTCGCGTGGAGGAGACGCAGATGGACACGCACGAGGGGTCCACCGTGCAGCTGCAGTGCCGTTTCTCCCCGCCCAGAGAAAATGTGACGTGTTTCTGGTTGACGCACACCAACGACAACCACGACAACGCGGCGATCGACCATCTCGCGTTGTCGCCCCAGTACAAGGTCTTCATGAACCTCGAGGAGGGCAGATACGACCTGCAGATACGGAACGTCTCCTACGAGAGGGACAACGGCAAGTACGAGTGCCGTGTGAAGGCCAGAGGCACGGGGAACAACCTGCACCGGAAGTTCATCACTTTGACCGTGCTCAGAGCTCCTGGCCCGCCCACGATCTCCCCGACCTCAGCGTCCGCCACGGAGGGCCAGAAGCTCGAGTTGCAGTGCAACACGAACGGCGGCAGCCCGGAACCGGAGGTGAGATGGTACCGCGGCAACGAGACCAGCGTCCTTCACTCGGGCAGGACGTTGCTGGTCGAGCCAAAGAAAGAGGACGACAGAGCGACGTTCCGTTGCGTGGTCAGGAACCGTGCCATGCGCGAGGGCGACACTTTAAACGCCACGGTGACCCTCGACGTCAACTACTTCCCACGGGTCACCGTCGGCCCGGAGAACCCTCTCAAGGTCGAGGTGAACGGTACCGCGAACCTCGAGTGTCACGTCGACTCGAAACCAGCCGTGGGTATGGTACGATGGTGGCGGGACGGAAGCTTCGTGGCCACCAGCTTCCAGCACACGATACGCAGGGTCACCGTGCAGGACGCCGGCAAGTACACCTGCCAGGCTGACAACGGACTGGGGAAGAGAGGAGAGGGCTCGCTCCTGTTGGACGTTCTTTATCCACCGACCGTCTCTATAGAAGGGGTTCCTCTGAAGATCGCAGAGGTCGAGGACCCGGTTACCATGCACTGCAACGTGACAGCGAACCCTCCGCCGTCGGTGATCGAATGGTTGCGCGATGGCCGGCCAGATTTCCGACAAAACGGCCCGATCCTTCGTCTGAACCGCGTTACTGCTGATCACGCAGGGAATTATACCTGCCGCGCGGTGAACACGATCCATCCCTCTGGTGGAGAGAGGCGAAACTACTCAGCGACCGCTCGGTTGACCGTCCGCGTCAGGCACAAACCGGGCCCAGCGCGGGTCACGCCGGACTCGCCAGTCGCGGTGGAAGGGTCCAGAGTGATTCTGACTTGCATGGCCAGTCCCGCTGGCTATCCGGAGCCCAGGTACAAATGGTGGAAGGAGGGAGAGTCAGGTACCATATCCGTCTCGTCGGAGAACACTGGGCCCAGGTACGAGATCGACTCGGTCCACTTGGGCAGCGAGGGGACGTACAAGTGCCACGCGACCAACGAGATCGGTAACGGTGAGCCCGCCTCCGTTAACCTGACCGTCCACCAACCGCCGAAGATTCTCACCAAGCTGCAACCGCACGTTACCAGGAA GGTCGGCGAGTCCTCGTTCCAAGTGTCCTGCGTGGCTCAAGGCAAGCCTCGTCCCAGTGTCCGATGGCTGAAGGACGATCAAGAGCTGACCGCCGACGAGAGGCTGTACAAGGTGACCACGACCGCCTCGGAGGGCCACGGGAACGTGATCACCGTCAACTCCACCCTCAGCTTCCTGGGGCACGCGCGTCCTCAGACGGACGAGATCGTGGCGAGCGATCGCGGCAAGTACACCTGCGTCTTCGTCAACGAGGTGAAGAAGGTCGAGTCGACGATGATGCTCAAGGTGGAACACGAGCCCATCGCGTTGCACCAACACGGGAAAGTCGCGTACAATCTGAAGGAGACAGCCGAGGTGGCGTGCAAGGTCCAAGCCTGGCCGAAACCCGAGTTCCAGTGGAGTTTCGGCACCAACGCCGCCAGCCTCCAAGGCTCCTCCAGCGACGGACACTACGAGATATCGACCAGCAGCGACAACTACGACGTGTACACGTCCGTGCTCAGGATAACGAACATCCGCGAGTTGGATTACGGGGATTACAGTTGCCGAGCGGCGAACGCCCAAGGAAGCATCACGTCGACGATCAGGCTGCAACCGAAAGGCGCTCCAGAGCGACCGATCAACATCACCGCGATGGACGTCGGTCCGAATCACGTGGCATTGCTCTGGGAACTCGGTTTCGACGGTGGTCTGCCGATCACCAAGTACTTCGTCTCGTACAGACGAGTGCCAGGCGGCGACGAGATCGTCGCGCCGGATTGCGCGGTTCCAAGACCACCCGCTGGCCAATGGCTCGAGCTGGACTGCCGTCGATCGAACCCGTGCAACGTCACCAACCTCGAGCAACACCAGACGTACACGTTCAAGGTGAAAGTGTACAACACGAAGAACCACTCGGATTACTCGGACGAGGTAACCGCGACGACCGCCGTCGCGAAGATCCCGACTCCCTTAAAGGTCACTTACGATCCGGAAAGCGGGATGCTCGCGATCAGCGTGGGCGCCACTTGCCTGTCGTTGGTCGCCTCGATCGAGAAGTTCGACGGGCCGCCCTCGTCGAAGGACGAGTCGCAATGGAGGATCCTCGACGAGTGGCCACTCGAGGTGCTCGGAAGCGCGCCCACGCAGAGGGAGGGTGTCCTGGACGAACCGGAGGCTCTGCCAGCGGAACCGAAGCTCAGAGTCAGGCTGTGTCTGAAGGCGGACCGGCAGAAGTGCGGCGAGTACGCGGAGGCTGGAA TTGGCCCATCGTACATCGCTCAAGCTGGAGCCCTGGCGACTCCGACTCTAATCGCGTTGGTGGTCAGCGGAGCTGTGTTCGTACTGTTCGCCGCGTTGCTGTTGCTCTTTTGTCGGTGTCGGCGAAAGCACACGACCAAAGCCAAGGACTACGAGATGGATTCGAACGC GGTTCGACCGAGCCTCGTCGCCGGAAACGGACAGCAGAGCCAAGCACCGCCGCCCTACTACGCGGAGAACAAGGCACTGGAGCACAGCctggaccacgcgctcgccATGGAGGACTCGAAGACACCCGCGTACTCGCAACCCGGCTACGGATACCACCAACCGAACCACAATATCAATG GCGTCAACATGGGCTACATGGACAACAGCTACTCGAACTCGAATAACGGTGGCTCGGTGAACTCGCAGGACTCCATCTGGCAGATGAAGTCGGCCGCCGCGAACGGCGTCGGCCAGCCGTACGACCTGGCCGGGTACGCGACCACCGAGTCGGATTACCCGACCCATCCTCATTACCTCCCGCAGCGGGAGGATTACCGGGAGAGCCATAATCTAAGTCGACAGCAGTTTTGCTCGGAACCATTCGCCACCGTCGTAAAGTCTCAAAAACACGTCG ATTCGCCGTACGACGTGTCCGGTCTGCCTTATCAGGAGAACTACGACGAGGACGCGAAGCCGCCGCAGCAGGTCAGCCTCTCGTACGACGAGAGCCTCGAGTCCGGCTATTCGACTCCCAACAGCCGTGGACGCAGGATCATACGCGAGATAATCGTTTGA